The bacterium genome contains the following window.
GCCCGAGTTCGCGGTGCCTTCCAAGGTGTTCTCGTTGGTATCGGCGAAGTCGCCATCGCCATTGCGATCGACGAGCAGGCTCAGATTGGCTCCGTCCGTGACGGAAATTGCCAGCCCGCTGCCGCTCGCATCGACATCACAGCCCTCAGGTAGGTCCACTTGGGAGACGGGTGCGAGCGTGACGGCTTCGCCGGCATCGGCGAAGTCGCCATCACCGCTGAGATCCCGCAGCAGGTGGAACCCATTGATATCGCCGTACACGATGACCAGGGCATCCGAACCATCGAAGTCGGTTCCCAGGCAGAACGGTAGCGCGGTTGCCGCCACGAATTTCTCCGGATTCGTGCCAACCATATCGTTGTAGTCACCGTCGCCATTCCGATCCCACGCAACCTTGAGCGCGGAAGCCAGCTGATCATCGGATACGTAGGCCAGCCGGCCGGCCGAATCAGCCGCGAGTTCGCCGATCGCCTTTGAGTTGATCGTGACGCCCGGGCGAGCCTCGGCGGTGACAGCCTCCTTGGGTCCCGCGAAGTCTCCGTTGCCATCCCGGTCGTGATAGATCCGCACGCGGGTTTCTGTTGACGTGGAGCGGAGATACCCGATCGCAACCCTGTCGGAGCCGTCGTGGACGAGGCTCGCGCCATGCGTCCGGTTTACCCCAACGCTCTCGAGCGTGATGGCCTCCGCGGCCTCCAGATCGCCGTCGAGATCCGCATCCACGATCAACTCGGTGAAGAAGGTGCTCGAATTCAATCGGAATGCGGCCAGGCGGCCCGTGGAATCCCAATGGATCGAGGTGGTACCGCCCTCCGAACCGGCGACCGACTGGACGGAGCCGAGGACGACTTGCCCGTCGTCCAAGGTGTCCCGGAAGTAGTCGGCGTCGGTATGCGCGAGCAGCTGATCCACTCCGAGAGCCACCGCCTCGACCGGGTCCCCGCCGAGTAGGGAGCGATCGAAGACATACGTCAGGTCCAGGGACGCCATCCCTCCACTGGGAACCGTCACGACCACAGGATGGGGGCCAGGTAGCATCGGTGGCGCCAGGAAATCGAAGGTCGTTGGCGTCACCGACATCGGGGTGACGGCAGTGCCACCGACGGTGACCGTCATTCCCGGGTCGAAGTCACTCCCCGTGGCCTGGATCAAGATCGCTTCCAGGAGTGAACCGTCCGCCGAGAACGACGTCAGCTGCGGAACCAATGCAAGGTAGGTGAGATCCGCCGAACCGGACTCTCCGTTTGGATGGAGCGCGACGACCGGATACGCCCCTACTGGCATGGCCGGCGCCACGAAATCGAAGCTCGTGGGGGTGACGGCCGTAGGCGAAACTCCGGTGCCGCCCACGGTCACGTTCATTGATGGGTCGAAGCTGCCTCCCGTCGCGGTGAGCGGAAGGGCCACGAACGCGGAGCCACTTCCCGAGAACGAATCGATTCGGGGCGTGATCAGGTTGATGTTCGAGCCCTGCGCGAGTTCGACTTCATCGATGAAGCCGTCGTTATCGTTGTCCGAGTCCAGGAAATTCGGAACGCCATCCGCGTCGGTGTCTGCGGTCCCTTCGCTCGGATCCGAATTGGGAGGGTCTCCCCCGTCGAAGGCGAAATCCTGCCAGATCGAGTCGAGGATGCCTCCGCTCACGCCGCCGGCGGTGAGGATGTTCACCGCGTTCGTCGCCTGCTCGGCCGTTTCCGCCTTGACCGCGAACGGGACTGCCTGCAGCTGGTTTCGGCCGAGAGGTGCGTTCCCGTCGACCGAGACCTCGATCCAGATGTCTCCCGAGGCACCCAGGTCCATGCTGAGCGCATCCACCAGGGTCGTGGTGAGCGGGTTGGTCGGGGTATCCGTCGCGATGCCGGTCGGTCCGATGAGGATGGAGAAGACGCCGTCCACCAGAACCGTGTTGTCACGGTCCTGCTTGTAGAGGAGCGTGCCGGAGAAGCCCTGATCCCAGAGCCGGACGGTGAGATCGACGGGGCCGGTCTGCGGCTGCCCCCCGCTATCGAGCAGCACGCCCTGATAGTTGAAGCTGCCGGGCACGCCCGGAGCTACCGCGCCCGCTGCGGCGGCAAGCAAGAGCACCAACGTCAAAGCGGCTGATTTGATTCGCAAGGAGTCTCCTCCAGAAAGGAAGCCGAGCACTACGGAGTTCCGCCCGCGAGCCGGGCTTCGACCGTCTCTACGATGCCGGATCGGAGTTCGGAGCCGTCCGGGTAGGCGACCGGGGCTCCGGCGGACGCGTCGCCGACTGAAGCGTTGCCGAGATGGAAGCCACCCTTCGTCTTCGAAGGCTCCAGCAAACCGGCCGCGGTGATTGCGCGAACCTTCTCATCGAGGGCGCCTACCATGACGAAATCCTTCGTGGCGATGACCGTAACGCCATCCGACGGCCGGAATCCTTGGACCTCGAAGTCATGGGTACCGAGCGAGAGGCCACCGGCGTCGAGACTCAACTGCGGATAGGGGCCATCGGGATCGAGGCCGAAATCGCTGACCACGACGAGGTCCGGGCCGATCATCACATTGCCACCCTGGCCGGTGAAGGGCGGCACCAGACCGAGTTGCTGGATCAGGTCGACCCCGTCGAGCATCACGGCCGCTGTGGACTCGTCGATGGCGGCCGCGAACCGGGCCTCCAAACGGACGGAATCGTCGGCCTGGAGTTCGCCCGGAACGGGCTCCAGGATCGCGATTCCCTTGAAGGGGCCGCAGTTCGCCGCCAGGACCAGCGGCACGATGAGGAGAAGGCCCGCGACCTTGAATCCAAGCTGCCTGGTGAACGACGCGGAGCATCTCTCGGCGGCGGTTTCCCTCGTTTTCGCCTGATCAGGGGCAGACAACATCGGTTCCGGCATGCTGACCCTCTTCGACTACTCACCTTACACCGCCGCATGGTGTGTCGTTACGCGAAATATCCCCAGAAGCAGCAATGTCTGGCTTCATCCCTCCGAATCTCACCCCGGGGGAGCGGAATTCCGTCCAGGCCGAGCCGGGGACGATCGTGTCGTCCGAGGAAACGTCGGAATCGAGTATCCTCGCCGTCGAGAGGGGGAGATTCCTTGCAGACGGAAAGGAGGGAGCCTCCCCTCTGTGATCGGACGGCTCTGGAGCTTGCGGCCCTGATCCGACGGGGCGAGCTCTCCGCCAGGGAACTCGTCACGGCGTATCTCGGGCGGATCGAGGCCCGGAACCCGGCCCTGAACGCAATTGTCACGCTGGTTCCCGAGCGTGCCCTCGCCTGGGCTGCCGAGGCCGACGAGAAGCAGGCCCGCGGAAAGTCGCTTGGCGCACTCCATGGCCTGCCGATCGCCCACAAGGATCTGGTGATGACGGCCGGCATTCGCAGCACGTCAGGCTCGTCGCTGCTGGCCGAGCATGTCCCGAAGCACGACGACTTGATCGTGACACGCCTGCGCGCGGCGGGTGCGGTCACGATCGGAAAGACGAACGTCCCGGAATTCGGCGCCGGCTCCCAGACCTTCAACGAAGTCTTCGGCGCGACGCGCAACCCATGGGACCTGTCGAAGACCTGCGGCGGGAGCAGCGGCGGCGCAGCCGTGGCCCTGGCAGCGGGCATGCTCCCCATCGCCGATGGAAGCGACATGGGGGGCTCTCTGCGCAACCCGGCCAACTTCTGCAACGTGGTCGGATTCCGTCCGTCTCCGGGTCGCGTACCCCATGTGCCCGCGCCACTCGGGTGGGAAAGCCTCTCAGTGCTCGGGCCGATGGGGCGCACGGTCGAAGACACCGCCCTGCTCTTCTCGGCCATGGCCGGCCCGGACCCCCGCGCTCCGATTTCTCTCGACACCCCAGGCGAACGTTTCGCCGAACCCCTGGCCCGCGATTTCAAAGGCGTGCGCATCGCCTTCGATGCGGACGTCGGCGGCCTGCCCATCGACCCGCGCGTGGCGGAGGCACTCGAAGCGGGCCTGCCCGGCTTCTCGGAGATCGGCTGTCAGATCGAAAGCACGGGCATCGACTGGACGGGTGCTGACGAAGCCTTCCATACGCTCCGGGCCTGGACCTTCGCCAGCGGTTTCGCAGGCCTGCCTGACGCGGCGTTCGAAAGGCTGAAGGACACAATCCAATGGAACATCCAGAAGGGATGGGCCTTGAAAGGGGACGACGTGAGCCGCGCCGAACGCTTGCGCACCACCCTCTTCCAGCGCTTGCACACGTTCATGGACGCGTACGAATTCCTGATCCTCCCCGTCAATCAGGTACCGCCCTTCGATGTCGATATCGCCTATCCGGAAGCGATCGCGGGAGTGAAGATGCAGACGTACATCGATTGGATGAAGTCCGCCTACTTCGTGACCGTGACGGGCCATCCGGCCATCTCGGTCCCCTGTGGCTTCACCCCGGAGGGGTTGCCAGTGGGCGTGCAGATCGTCGGTCGCCACCGAGATGACTTCGGTGTCCTACAGCTGGCCTACGCCTATCAACAAGCCACACGCCTCTGCGACCGGCACCCCGTTCCGGGTACGTCATAGATGGAGTGGGAAGCCGAAAACGGATAGGGAGTCGAACGGCGCGGGGCGATCCGGTTCAATCGCAAGCGGCATCGGGGTCCAACTGGAGGAGGCCGCGGCCGAACGTCTCGTCTGGCCCCCCTTCTCCGAGATCCTGGACGCGCGAGAAGAGCGATCCCCGCCCTTCGGCGGCGGTTCGGCCACGGGAGGCCCGCGCAAGGGCTGAGGCAACGAAGGGCACCGCGAACGATGTCCCCGAAACGTAGTGCCCACGACGACCGGGCCGCGGGACCCAGACATCCACGCCAGGCGCTGCGACGTCGATGCCGGGCCCGCGGTTGGCGTCACGGTACACCCGGCGCTTCCCGTCCACGGCCGTCACCGCCACGACCTTCGCGAGAACGGCAGGAAAGCCCGGGGGCGTATCGGGCCCGGCGTTGCCCACGGCAGCCACCAGGCCAACTCCCTTTCGATCGGCAACATCGAGCACGCTCGCGAACACCGGGTTCGGCGGCCCGACGAACGAGAAGCTCACCACGTTCGCGCCCTGGCCGAGCAACCAGTCGATGCCGACCAACAGGCGATCGGTCGTGGCGTCGATCTCGCCATCCGGCCGTTCGCGAAACGCGCCAGCGATGAGGAGGGTCGCTGCTGGCAGTAGGCCCGGGAAGTCTCCATCGGAACGGCCGGTATACAACGCCGCGATCGCCGTGCCGTGGTTCGCCGGTGCCGGTTTGGCGCCCGAGGGAAGCACGGAGTGCATCACCAGGGACGCGCCCTCGAGTGCTTCATGCTCGGCATCGGCCAGCGTATCGAGCATGCCGAGGCGCAAGCCCTTGCCACAGGAAGGTTCGGGCTCTCCCCAACCAATCAGATTGGAAGCGTAATGCTTCCCGCCGGCAGAGAGCGAATAACGATGGTTCAGCGCGGCCCGGAGCCCGGGGTTGCGACCCGTAAGATCATCGCGTGCCGCGGGTGCGTCCCCTTCGGTACGAGGCTGAAGGACGGTCAGGACGAGCCCCACGGCGTCCAGGCGCTCGCGCAAACGCACTCGATACTGGCCTTGTTCAGCGTTCGCGAAGGCCAGCGCATCGCTCATGCTCTCATGGATCACGATCACCTGGCCCGGTTCATGGAGCGAGGGTTCGTCCCGCATCTCCGACGCCATGGCCCGAGGTGCGGTCGGTGCGCTCCCGCGAAGCAGCGTGCCGCCGGTCTGATCGACACGTTCCGTGGTCGGCTCGGGAGAGGGTGAGTATCCCGGCGTCCAACCCGGATCGTAGTAGTAGGAATCATCGCGGTAGCTCGGCGGCGGCTCCTCGGGCGCCGGAGGCTCCTCGGGCGCCGGAGTCTCCTCGGCGCTCGGCGGACCGTCGGAGCTCCTCCCCGGCGTCCTCCCGAGCGGACCCCTCGAAGGGGCCGCGGTAGCCTTCGGAGAGACCGTCGTCTTCCTGGCCGGCGCCCGAATCACCTTGGGTTGGTTCTTGGACGTATCCGCGGCGTCGCTCATCGGCGCCACGAGCAGGAGAAGCCCAAGTATCAGAAGACCCCGACGCACCGGCCCTACTCCCGCTCGACGAAGGTGACGAGATCCGGCCTGCCGCCGAGGGTCTCCAACACACGCGCCCAACCGGCCTCGTCTTCGGGCGAGGGGTCGAGCTCGAGGCGGTAGAGGCCTACGGCACTGGGGCCATCGACGATCTGGGCATCCACGCTCTGCAACAGCTCGCGAAGCTCGCCCTCGGTTGCGTCTGCGGCGAACGTCACCTGGAGATCCGCACCAGCTCGGCCGGCCAGGCGGGCACCGTCATCGCCCGGTTGCAGCAACAGCACGGCCTGGAACACGAGGACCATACCAGCCGCCAGTGCGAGTGCCGGCCGTAGGGTGCGGGAAACGAAGGTGCGCCGGCGTTCCCTGCGCACGCTGCGACGCATGCGGGCCAGGCCGAGCTCGCCGACGTCCGGCACGTCCGTCGCTTCACGCACGCCATCCCGTAGCGCCTCGAGGAAGGTCAGTTCGGCCCGCAAGCTCTCGTCGGCATGGAGGGCGTGCTCGACGCGCTCCCGATCCTCCTGATCGAGTGTCCCGGTCACGTGGAAGGGCAGCAACTTCTCGATGGCTTTGCGCTCGGCGGGGTCCAGCTCAGGCATGGCCCGGGCTCCCTTCGGCACCGCGGCCCAGGCAGAGCTTGAGTGCGCGCTTCGCGTGATAGACCCGTGTCTTCACGGTGCCCTCGGGGCATTCCATCACCTGGGCGATTTCCGTGTAGGAGAGCTCCTGGAAGAACGCCATGTGGATCGCCTCACGCTGGGCCACCGGCAACTCGTCGATGCAGGCTCGCACGCTCAAGGCATCTCCCGCTCCGGCCATCACGTCCTCGGCGTTGGCCGCCGCATCCGTGGGGCTCGATTCTTCGATGTCCTCGAAGACGCGATCACCGCGTTGGCGAAGCCGGTCGATGACTCGAAATCGGGTAATGGACAGTATCCAGGTTGCCACGCTCGATCTCCCTTCGAAACGAGATGCGCTCTTCCAGATTTCGAGCATCACCTCGTTGAGGGTGTCGGAAGCCGCGGCCAGATCGTTCAATCGCTGATTGGCGAAGGCCAGGATGCGGGGCTGGTAGCGCCGGTATAGGTCTTCCAGAGCGCGTTCGTCACCTTCGGCGATACGGGCCAGCAGGGCCCGTTCGGCCTCGTTCGCCTCCCCTGAGGGGCGACTCAAGGAGCCTCCGGTGCCTCGGCGAGGTTTGCACCCGGGGCGCGGAGCAGGCGAGGAGGGCTCAGCCCGAGGGTCGATCCATCCGCCGCGAGGGCTCGAACCCGCCACAGGTAGAGCTCACTCATCTCCACGTGGCGCAAAGCGACCGCGCTCAGAACCGTGCTGGTGGTCCCGGCGGGAACCAGCAGGCCAGTGGCCGGCTCTCCCAATTCAGAGAGCGGATCGGGCCCCGAGAGCCCCTCGGTGGCATGGACGTCTTCGTACGGGAGCGGTTTTCCACCGTGGCCGCGGACATCG
Protein-coding sequences here:
- a CDS encoding amidase, coding for MVCRYAKYPQKQQCLASSLRISPRGSGIPSRPSRGRSCRPRKRRNRVSSPSRGGDSLQTERREPPLCDRTALELAALIRRGELSARELVTAYLGRIEARNPALNAIVTLVPERALAWAAEADEKQARGKSLGALHGLPIAHKDLVMTAGIRSTSGSSLLAEHVPKHDDLIVTRLRAAGAVTIGKTNVPEFGAGSQTFNEVFGATRNPWDLSKTCGGSSGGAAVALAAGMLPIADGSDMGGSLRNPANFCNVVGFRPSPGRVPHVPAPLGWESLSVLGPMGRTVEDTALLFSAMAGPDPRAPISLDTPGERFAEPLARDFKGVRIAFDADVGGLPIDPRVAEALEAGLPGFSEIGCQIESTGIDWTGADEAFHTLRAWTFASGFAGLPDAAFERLKDTIQWNIQKGWALKGDDVSRAERLRTTLFQRLHTFMDAYEFLILPVNQVPPFDVDIAYPEAIAGVKMQTYIDWMKSAYFVTVTGHPAISVPCGFTPEGLPVGVQIVGRHRDDFGVLQLAYAYQQATRLCDRHPVPGTS
- a CDS encoding S8 family serine peptidase encodes the protein MRRGLLILGLLLLVAPMSDAADTSKNQPKVIRAPARKTTVSPKATAAPSRGPLGRTPGRSSDGPPSAEETPAPEEPPAPEEPPPSYRDDSYYYDPGWTPGYSPSPEPTTERVDQTGGTLLRGSAPTAPRAMASEMRDEPSLHEPGQVIVIHESMSDALAFANAEQGQYRVRLRERLDAVGLVLTVLQPRTEGDAPAARDDLTGRNPGLRAALNHRYSLSAGGKHYASNLIGWGEPEPSCGKGLRLGMLDTLADAEHEALEGASLVMHSVLPSGAKPAPANHGTAIAALYTGRSDGDFPGLLPAATLLIAGAFRERPDGEIDATTDRLLVGIDWLLGQGANVVSFSFVGPPNPVFASVLDVADRKGVGLVAAVGNAGPDTPPGFPAVLAKVVAVTAVDGKRRVYRDANRGPGIDVAAPGVDVWVPRPGRRGHYVSGTSFAVPFVASALARASRGRTAAEGRGSLFSRVQDLGEGGPDETFGRGLLQLDPDAACD
- a CDS encoding sigma-70 family RNA polymerase sigma factor, giving the protein MSRPSGEANEAERALLARIAEGDERALEDLYRRYQPRILAFANQRLNDLAAASDTLNEVMLEIWKSASRFEGRSSVATWILSITRFRVIDRLRQRGDRVFEDIEESSPTDAAANAEDVMAGAGDALSVRACIDELPVAQREAIHMAFFQELSYTEIAQVMECPEGTVKTRVYHAKRALKLCLGRGAEGSPGHA